A genomic region of Halomonas aestuarii contains the following coding sequences:
- a CDS encoding ABC transporter permease, whose product MTEWRRWVAPLGWLALLLAACLGMAQLEGAFRWIEPDSRQVIYDRAAFLTLLGRHLTVVGVAAVLAILVGVGAAVAVTRERGRDFLPLVSQLASMGQTFPPVAVLALAVPVLGFGTLPIIVALLLYGLLPIVRNTLAGILGIDPAVREAARGMGMSGAQILRQVDLPLAAPVILAGIRTSVTINIATAAIGATVGASNLGDPIISGIVNGNTAYVVQGALLIGLLAISVDSLFARLTPTSAR is encoded by the coding sequence ATGACTGAGTGGCGCCGCTGGGTCGCGCCGCTGGGCTGGCTCGCGCTGCTGCTGGCGGCGTGTCTGGGCATGGCGCAGCTGGAAGGGGCCTTCCGCTGGATCGAACCCGACAGCCGCCAGGTGATCTATGACCGGGCCGCCTTCCTGACCCTGCTCGGGCGGCACCTCACCGTGGTGGGCGTGGCCGCCGTGCTCGCCATCCTGGTGGGAGTCGGGGCCGCCGTCGCCGTCACCCGCGAGCGGGGGCGCGACTTCCTGCCGCTGGTCAGCCAGCTGGCCTCCATGGGACAGACCTTCCCGCCGGTGGCGGTGCTGGCGCTGGCCGTGCCGGTGCTGGGTTTCGGGACCCTGCCGATCATCGTGGCGCTGCTGCTCTACGGGCTGCTGCCCATCGTGCGCAATACCCTGGCGGGCATCCTCGGCATCGATCCCGCCGTGCGCGAGGCGGCCCGCGGCATGGGCATGAGCGGCGCCCAGATCCTGCGCCAGGTGGACCTGCCCCTGGCCGCCCCGGTGATCCTCGCGGGGATCCGCACCTCGGTGACCATCAACATCGCCACGGCGGCCATCGGCGCCACCGTGGGGGCGAGCAACCTCGGCGATCCCATCATCTCCGGCATCGTCAACGGCAATACGGCCTATGTCGTCCAGGGCGCCCTGCTGATCGGGCTGCTGGCAATCAGCGTGGACAGCCTCTTCGCGCGTCTGACGCCGACGTCGGCACGCTGA
- a CDS encoding thiamine pyrophosphate-dependent dehydrogenase E1 component subunit alpha — MTTTPDIHAPTFLAGDEFSIPTFRLLKQDGSLHEGATAPELEQDKALAIYRAMVATRVLDERMLAAQRQGRLSFYMQCTGEEAAVVGATAALDDADMIMAQYREQGALVYRGFTFDEFMNQLFGNELDYGKGRQMPIHYGSRKLHYMTISSPLATQIPQATGYAYGQKLAGDGLCTTVFFGEGAASEGDFHAALNMAAVHEVPVIFFCRNNGYAISTPSIEQFAADGVAPRAFGYRMHVIRVDGNDILAVYSATREARRIAVEHNQPVLIEAMSYRLAAHSSSDDPSGYRSKKEEEAWRDKDPILRMQRWLIDLGWWSEEEEKALQESLRREVLETMKRAEKRPPPPLDSLVTDVYADVTPELQRQLDSLKRHIRQYPEAYPKGASSLDPDVRAGDDVAAKGED, encoded by the coding sequence ATGACAACAACACCGGATATCCACGCGCCGACGTTCCTGGCCGGCGACGAGTTCAGCATTCCCACCTTCCGCCTGCTGAAGCAGGACGGCAGCCTCCATGAGGGCGCCACGGCGCCGGAGCTCGAGCAGGACAAGGCCCTGGCCATCTATCGCGCCATGGTCGCCACCCGCGTGCTCGACGAGCGCATGCTGGCCGCCCAGCGTCAGGGCCGTCTCTCCTTCTACATGCAGTGTACCGGCGAGGAGGCCGCGGTGGTCGGCGCCACAGCGGCCCTCGACGACGCCGACATGATCATGGCCCAGTACCGCGAGCAGGGGGCCCTGGTCTATCGCGGCTTCACCTTCGACGAGTTCATGAACCAGCTGTTCGGCAACGAGCTGGACTACGGCAAGGGGCGCCAGATGCCGATCCACTATGGGTCGCGCAAGCTCCACTACATGACCATCTCCTCGCCGCTGGCGACCCAGATCCCCCAGGCCACCGGCTATGCCTATGGCCAGAAGCTCGCCGGCGACGGCCTGTGCACCACCGTCTTCTTCGGCGAGGGGGCCGCCTCGGAGGGCGACTTCCACGCCGCCCTGAACATGGCCGCGGTGCACGAGGTGCCGGTCATCTTCTTCTGTCGCAACAACGGCTACGCCATCTCGACCCCCTCCATCGAGCAGTTCGCCGCCGACGGCGTGGCCCCCCGGGCCTTCGGCTACCGCATGCACGTGATCCGGGTCGACGGCAACGACATCCTGGCGGTCTACTCGGCCACCCGGGAGGCGCGGCGCATCGCCGTGGAGCACAACCAGCCGGTGCTGATCGAGGCCATGAGCTACCGCCTGGCCGCCCACTCCTCCTCGGACGACCCCTCCGGCTATCGCTCGAAGAAGGAGGAGGAGGCCTGGCGCGACAAGGATCCCATCCTGCGCATGCAGCGCTGGCTCATCGACCTGGGCTGGTGGAGCGAGGAGGAGGAGAAGGCCCTCCAGGAGAGCCTGCGCCGGGAGGTGCTGGAGACCATGAAGCGGGCCGAGAAGCGTCCGCCGCCGCCCCTGGACAGCCTGGTGACCGATGTCTACGCCGATGTGACCCCCGAGCTGCAGCGTCAGCTCGACTCCCTGAAACGCCACATTCGCCAGTACCCGGAGGCCTACCCGAAGGGAGCGAGCTCCCTGGACCCGGACGTGCGTGCCGGGGACGACGTCGCGGCCAAGGGAGAGGACTGA
- a CDS encoding alpha-ketoacid dehydrogenase subunit beta, producing MPTMNMLQAINNALDIAMGEDDKVLCFGEDVGSFGGVFRATSHLQEKYGRARCFNTPLVEQGIIGFANGLAAQGSVPVAEIQFADYIFPAFDQIVNETAKYRYRSGDLFNVGGLTIRTPYGGGIAGGHYHSQSPEAYFAHTPGLKIVVPRDPYQAKGLLLASIRDPDPVIFFEPKRLYRAAVGEVPEEDYQLPIGEAEVTKEGTDVTLVGWGAQMEVIDRAVELAEKDGISCEVIDLRTLLPWDQDSVAESVFKTGRLVITHEAPRTGGFAGEIAAAIQERCFLYLESPIARVTGLDTPFPLTLEKEYLPDHLKIVEAIRASVNF from the coding sequence ATGCCGACCATGAACATGCTGCAGGCCATCAACAACGCCCTGGACATCGCCATGGGCGAGGACGACAAGGTGCTCTGCTTCGGTGAGGACGTGGGCAGCTTCGGCGGCGTCTTCCGGGCCACCAGCCACCTCCAGGAGAAGTATGGCCGGGCCCGCTGCTTCAACACGCCGCTGGTGGAGCAGGGGATCATCGGCTTCGCCAACGGCCTGGCCGCCCAGGGCTCGGTGCCGGTGGCGGAGATCCAGTTCGCCGACTACATCTTTCCGGCCTTCGACCAGATCGTCAACGAGACCGCCAAGTACCGCTACCGGTCCGGCGACCTCTTCAACGTCGGCGGGCTGACCATCCGCACGCCCTATGGCGGCGGCATCGCCGGCGGCCACTACCACTCCCAGTCGCCGGAGGCCTACTTCGCGCATACGCCCGGCCTGAAGATCGTGGTGCCCCGCGACCCCTACCAGGCCAAGGGCCTGCTGCTGGCGTCCATCCGCGACCCCGACCCGGTGATCTTCTTCGAGCCCAAGCGCCTCTATCGGGCCGCCGTCGGCGAGGTGCCGGAGGAGGACTACCAGCTGCCCATCGGCGAGGCCGAGGTGACCAAGGAGGGCACCGACGTGACCCTGGTGGGCTGGGGAGCCCAGATGGAGGTGATCGACCGCGCCGTGGAGCTGGCCGAGAAGGACGGCATCTCCTGCGAGGTGATCGACCTGCGCACCCTGCTGCCCTGGGACCAGGACAGCGTGGCCGAGTCGGTGTTCAAGACCGGCCGGCTGGTCATCACCCACGAGGCACCGCGCACCGGGGGCTTCGCCGGCGAGATCGCCGCGGCCATCCAGGAACGCTGCTTCCTGTACCTGGAATCGCCCATCGCCCGGGTGACCGGCCTGGATACGCCCTTCCCGCTGACGTTGGAGAAGGAGTACCTGCCGGATCACCTGAAGATCGTCGAGGCCATCCGCGCCAGCGTGAATTTCTGA